In Nostoc sp. CENA543, a single genomic region encodes these proteins:
- a CDS encoding DUF4090 family protein, whose amino-acid sequence MTADTTGVNATTKGADAIDEAIAKGIDFDGTPIPTAKLELYTKVMALEANRQRSGVSNTMRSRIVRIGAKHIPQAELDQLLTDAGFAPLKEKEIAFFYGGK is encoded by the coding sequence ATGACTGCTGACACTACAGGAGTTAACGCTACTACCAAAGGTGCTGATGCTATCGATGAAGCGATCGCTAAAGGCATCGATTTTGATGGTACACCCATTCCCACTGCCAAGCTAGAACTTTACACCAAAGTTATGGCACTAGAAGCCAATAGACAACGTAGTGGTGTATCTAATACTATGCGATCGCGCATTGTCCGCATTGGCGCAAAACACATTCCCCAAGCAGAACTAGATCAATTACTTACAGACGCAGGTTTCGCCCCCTTAAAAGAAAAAGAAATCGCCTTTTTCTACGGCGGTAAGTAA